From Neodiprion pinetum isolate iyNeoPine1 chromosome 7, iyNeoPine1.2, whole genome shotgun sequence, a single genomic window includes:
- the LOC124223087 gene encoding uncharacterized protein — MTMAVRYPLLVILLMDLNFCTSLGYLREKFRRLNEVLRELAQKLSALCTKKTRLQLSENSEKARPIYEINGIEAEGFSRRASYLLSEIQYKEPDTLFTKSYHRKWITNFKSRLKNFQYR; from the exons ATGACGATGGCTGTACGTTATCCGTTGCTCGTGATCCTTTTAATGGACTTGAACTTCTGTACCAGCTTGGG ATAtcttcgagaaaaatttcgacgTTTGAACGAAGTTTTGCGAGAATTAGCGCAAAAACTTTCAGCTCTTTGTACCAAGAAGACACGATTACAGCTATCTGAGAACAGTGAAAAAGCGAGGCCAATATACGAAATCAATGGTATCGAAGCAGAAGGTTTTAGCAGGAGAGCATCGTACTTGTTGAGTGAAATTCA aTACAAAGAACCGGATACTTTGTTTACGAAATCTTATCATCGCAAGTGGATAACGAACTTCAAAAGCAG gttgaaaaattttcagtacaGATGA